A stretch of Catenulispora sp. GP43 DNA encodes these proteins:
- a CDS encoding MarR family winged helix-turn-helix transcriptional regulator produces MDQTPAAVGELFETVTVLMMRHVPAPDGLSLTAAATLGSLQRRGPQRITALAAAQGVTQPSMTQLLRRLEDAGLVDRVADPTDGRVVLVELTPAGDQTLRDRWATRLGHLDKVLQTLTPEERATLQRAAEEALPVAQKLVHTLAARY; encoded by the coding sequence GTGGACCAGACCCCGGCCGCGGTGGGCGAACTGTTCGAGACCGTCACGGTGCTGATGATGCGGCACGTGCCGGCCCCCGACGGGCTCAGCCTCACCGCCGCCGCCACTCTCGGCTCCCTCCAACGGCGCGGGCCGCAGCGCATCACCGCGCTGGCCGCCGCCCAGGGCGTGACCCAGCCGTCGATGACGCAGCTGCTGCGCCGCCTGGAGGACGCCGGCCTGGTGGACCGGGTCGCCGATCCCACCGACGGCCGCGTGGTGCTCGTGGAGCTCACCCCCGCCGGGGACCAGACGCTGCGCGACAGGTGGGCCACGCGCCTCGGGCACCTGGACAAGGTGCTCCAGACGCTCACCCCCGAGGAGCGGGCGACGCTGCAACGCGCCGCCGAGGAAGCCCTACCGGTGGCGCAGAAGCTGGTCCACACCCTCGCCGCACGCTACTGA
- a CDS encoding class I SAM-dependent methyltransferase produces the protein MADHYDRIAENFNTNWASDPDLVSWMNRTISARLLPLRAGDRAADIGCGTGLYAGVLAADGHTVVCVDPSARMLARLPSEPEFVPVRASLEELNQGSVTLPFGGRYDAILAKDVIHHTQDWRASLRTLTNSLSARGKLLVVTPPTSPKIPLFDKALQRYKEFPDPADMAAFLAGLGMNVQVTAEGFRRSLAKKTWLAMVADRYISVLSEFDDEALSDGLAEIDARYGEQFLEFDHRLFFILASPTH, from the coding sequence GTGGCTGATCACTACGATCGGATCGCCGAGAATTTCAACACCAACTGGGCGTCCGATCCCGACCTCGTCTCGTGGATGAACCGGACCATCAGCGCACGCCTGCTCCCCCTGCGAGCCGGCGACAGGGCCGCGGACATCGGATGCGGGACAGGCCTGTATGCGGGGGTCTTGGCTGCGGACGGCCACACCGTCGTGTGCGTCGATCCCTCTGCGAGAATGTTGGCCCGCCTCCCCTCAGAGCCGGAATTCGTGCCAGTCCGCGCATCGCTCGAGGAACTCAACCAAGGCTCCGTGACTCTTCCGTTCGGCGGACGTTACGATGCGATACTCGCGAAAGATGTCATCCATCACACGCAAGACTGGCGGGCATCCCTCCGCACCCTGACGAACAGCCTCTCGGCCAGAGGGAAGCTTCTGGTCGTGACTCCTCCGACAAGTCCGAAAATCCCGCTATTCGATAAAGCGTTGCAGCGCTACAAGGAGTTCCCTGATCCGGCTGACATGGCTGCCTTCCTGGCCGGGCTCGGAATGAACGTGCAGGTCACAGCGGAGGGCTTCAGGAGGAGCCTGGCCAAGAAGACCTGGTTGGCCATGGTCGCAGACCGTTACATTTCCGTCCTCTCAGAATTCGATGATGAGGCGTTAAGCGACGGACTCGCTGAAATTGACGCGCGTTACGGTGAGCAATTCCTGGAATTCGATCACCGGCTGTTCTTCATTCTCGCTTCCCCCACTCACTAA
- a CDS encoding MFS transporter, whose translation MHQPKAVWAVAFACVISFMGIGLVDPILPALAAQLKTSPSQVTMLFTSYLVVTAVAMLITGFVSSRIGAKRTLVAGLAIIVVFAALAGTSGTVGQIVGLRAGWGIGNALFIATSLAVIVGSASGGFAGAIILYESALGVGIALGPLVGGELGGISWRGPFFGVAVLMLMALVATLVLVAPTPPPARKVSITEPIKALRHRGLLTLALTALCYNWGFFTLLGYAPFPMKLGTHQLGYVFTAWGVLVAVFAVFAAPRLQARFGIARTLYANLALFAVNILVVGLFVEHKTVLICAVIVAGIFIGVNNTITTQAVMTVAPVDRPIASASYGFVRFIGGGLAPYFAGRIAERYNVHVAFYVAAGAVAMGIVILASAHKLLAEAESVGGIEDPEEEALAEELGSAS comes from the coding sequence CTGCACCAGCCGAAAGCCGTCTGGGCCGTCGCCTTCGCCTGCGTCATCTCCTTCATGGGCATCGGCCTGGTCGACCCGATCCTGCCCGCCCTGGCCGCCCAGCTGAAGACCTCGCCGAGCCAGGTCACCATGCTGTTCACCAGCTACCTGGTGGTCACCGCGGTGGCGATGCTGATCACCGGCTTCGTCTCCAGCCGCATCGGCGCCAAGCGCACGCTGGTCGCGGGCCTGGCCATCATCGTGGTCTTCGCCGCGCTGGCCGGGACCTCCGGCACCGTCGGCCAGATCGTCGGGCTGCGCGCCGGATGGGGCATCGGGAACGCGTTGTTCATCGCCACCTCGCTGGCCGTCATCGTGGGCTCGGCCAGCGGCGGCTTCGCCGGGGCGATCATCCTGTACGAGTCGGCGCTGGGCGTGGGCATCGCGCTGGGCCCGCTGGTCGGCGGCGAACTCGGCGGGATCAGCTGGCGCGGCCCGTTCTTCGGCGTCGCGGTCCTGATGCTCATGGCCCTGGTCGCCACACTCGTCCTGGTGGCGCCGACCCCGCCGCCGGCGCGCAAGGTGTCCATCACCGAGCCGATCAAGGCCCTGCGCCACCGCGGGCTGCTCACGCTGGCGCTGACCGCCCTGTGCTACAACTGGGGCTTCTTCACCTTGCTGGGCTACGCGCCGTTCCCGATGAAGCTGGGCACGCACCAGCTCGGCTACGTGTTCACCGCCTGGGGTGTGCTGGTCGCGGTCTTCGCGGTGTTCGCCGCCCCGCGGTTGCAGGCCCGGTTCGGGATCGCCAGGACCCTGTACGCGAACCTCGCGCTGTTCGCCGTCAACATCCTCGTGGTCGGGCTGTTCGTGGAGCACAAGACGGTGCTGATCTGCGCGGTGATCGTCGCCGGCATCTTCATCGGCGTGAACAACACCATCACCACCCAGGCGGTGATGACCGTCGCGCCGGTCGACCGGCCGATCGCCTCGGCGTCCTACGGCTTCGTGCGCTTCATCGGCGGTGGTCTGGCTCCGTACTTCGCCGGGCGGATCGCCGAGCGCTACAACGTCCACGTCGCGTTCTACGTCGCGGCCGGCGCGGTGGCCATGGGCATCGTGATCCTGGCTTCCGCGCACAAGCTGCTCGCCGAGGCCGAGAGCGTCGGGGGCATCGAGGATCCGGAGGAGGAGGCGCTGGCCGAGGAACTCGGCTCCGCGTCCTGA
- a CDS encoding cobyric acid synthase — protein sequence MIIPRGGTGSLLVAGTTSDAGKSLLTAGICRWLARQGVRVAPFKAQNMSNNSMVVGSGAPGGSGGSAGSAGSAGSAGAEIGRAQVMQAQAAGVEPEVAMNPVLLKPGSDRTSQVVLLGKVFAEASATSYQDLKPKLREAVLASYQDLKSRFDVVVCEGAGSPTEINLREGDLVNMGLARPLGMPVVVVGDIDRGGVFAAFHGTVALLEAEDQKLISGFVINKFRGDPSLLTPGLRQIEGFTGRPVLGVVPWLPGIRLDAEDALPIEAYRAAAGDSEGPRLRVAVVRFPRVSNFTDMDALAIEPGVDVEFTASASAVESADLVVLPGTKSTVADLAWLRERGLEPALAERAARGRPILGICGGYQMLGTVIEDEVESRRGTVAGLGLLPVRTVFDPVKTLTRPTGFGLGEPVTGYEIHNGQVRVSGGETLFTDASGAALEGCRDGAVWGTIWHGALESDGFRRAYLAQVAAACGVRFEADPTVSFAAEREKQLDRLGDAVEEHLDTDRLWRLIEGGPTTGLPLLPPGA from the coding sequence ATGATCATCCCCCGCGGCGGGACGGGCTCGCTGCTCGTCGCCGGCACCACCTCGGACGCCGGCAAGAGCTTGCTCACCGCGGGGATCTGCCGCTGGCTGGCCCGCCAGGGCGTGCGTGTCGCGCCGTTCAAGGCCCAGAACATGTCGAACAACTCGATGGTGGTCGGCAGCGGCGCGCCGGGCGGTTCTGGGGGGTCGGCCGGGTCGGCCGGGTCGGCCGGGTCCGCCGGCGCCGAGATCGGGCGCGCGCAGGTGATGCAGGCCCAGGCCGCCGGGGTCGAGCCGGAAGTGGCGATGAACCCGGTGCTGCTCAAGCCCGGCAGCGACCGGACGAGCCAGGTGGTGTTGCTGGGCAAGGTGTTCGCGGAGGCCTCGGCGACGTCCTACCAGGACCTGAAGCCGAAGCTGCGCGAGGCGGTGCTGGCCTCGTATCAGGACCTGAAGTCGCGCTTCGACGTGGTGGTCTGCGAGGGCGCCGGATCGCCGACCGAGATCAACCTGCGCGAGGGCGACCTGGTCAACATGGGCCTGGCCCGGCCGCTGGGGATGCCGGTGGTGGTGGTCGGCGACATCGACCGCGGCGGGGTGTTCGCGGCCTTCCACGGGACCGTGGCGCTGCTGGAGGCCGAGGACCAGAAGCTCATATCAGGGTTCGTCATCAACAAGTTCCGCGGCGACCCCTCGCTGCTGACGCCCGGGCTGCGGCAGATCGAGGGGTTCACCGGACGCCCGGTGCTCGGCGTGGTGCCGTGGCTGCCCGGGATCCGGCTGGACGCCGAGGACGCGCTGCCGATCGAGGCGTACAGGGCGGCGGCGGGGGACAGCGAGGGCCCGCGGCTGCGGGTCGCCGTGGTGCGCTTCCCGCGGGTCTCCAACTTCACCGACATGGACGCGCTGGCGATCGAGCCGGGCGTGGACGTCGAGTTCACCGCCTCGGCCTCCGCCGTCGAGTCGGCGGACCTGGTGGTGCTGCCGGGCACGAAGTCGACGGTCGCGGACCTGGCCTGGCTGCGCGAGCGCGGCCTGGAGCCGGCGCTGGCCGAGCGGGCGGCCCGGGGGCGCCCGATCCTCGGGATCTGCGGCGGCTACCAGATGCTCGGGACGGTGATCGAGGACGAGGTCGAGTCGCGCCGGGGGACCGTCGCAGGGCTCGGACTCCTTCCGGTGCGCACCGTGTTCGACCCGGTCAAGACCCTGACCCGGCCCACCGGCTTCGGACTCGGCGAACCGGTCACGGGCTACGAGATCCACAACGGCCAGGTCCGGGTGTCGGGCGGCGAGACGCTGTTCACCGACGCGTCGGGCGCGGCTTTGGAGGGCTGCCGGGACGGCGCGGTGTGGGGGACGATCTGGCACGGAGCACTGGAGAGCGATGGATTCCGGCGCGCGTACCTGGCGCAGGTCGCGGCGGCGTGCGGAGTGCGGTTCGAGGCGGATCCCACGGTGTCGTTCGCGGCGGAGCGGGAGAAGCAGCTCGACCGGCTCGGCGACGCGGTGGAGGAGCACTTGGACACCGATCGGCTGTGGCGGCTGATCGAGGGCGGCCCGACGACCGGGCTGCCGTTGCTGCCGCCGGGGGCCTGA
- a CDS encoding acetamidase/formamidase family protein, whose protein sequence is MANSLPVRTFTPSDGDYVWTFGGAPPLARVKPGDTLELFTEDCFAGRVRSEKDLVTEVCEFPFLNPQTGPFYVEGAEPGDTLAIHFVSIEPARDWAASTTVPLFGALTSTHTTATLQPPLPERVWIWQLDRERRTCLFRAHDSDIEVELPMDPMHGTVGVAPANLEVRSALVPDAHGGNMDTPEMRAGVTCYLGVNVEGALFSLGDGHARQGEGETCGVAVETAMNSVITIELVKGVPTPWPRLESDTHIMTAGSARPLEDAFRIAQLDLVQWVARDYGLSELDAYQLVTQGVESPLANVCDTNYTSVAKMRKAFLPSGTSAYGVHETLRQRAAAYLAG, encoded by the coding sequence ATGGCGAACTCGCTCCCGGTCCGTACATTCACCCCCTCCGACGGCGACTACGTCTGGACCTTCGGCGGCGCGCCGCCGTTGGCCCGCGTGAAGCCCGGCGACACCCTTGAGCTGTTCACCGAGGACTGCTTCGCCGGCCGGGTCCGCTCCGAGAAGGACCTCGTCACCGAGGTCTGCGAGTTCCCCTTCCTCAACCCGCAGACCGGCCCGTTCTACGTCGAGGGCGCCGAGCCTGGCGACACGCTCGCGATCCACTTCGTGTCCATCGAGCCGGCCCGGGACTGGGCCGCCTCCACCACCGTGCCCCTGTTCGGCGCCCTGACCTCCACCCACACCACCGCCACGCTCCAACCGCCGCTGCCGGAGCGGGTCTGGATCTGGCAGCTGGACCGCGAGCGCCGCACCTGCCTGTTCCGCGCGCACGACAGCGACATCGAGGTCGAGCTCCCGATGGACCCGATGCACGGCACGGTCGGCGTGGCCCCGGCCAACCTGGAGGTCCGCTCGGCCCTGGTCCCCGACGCGCACGGCGGCAACATGGACACCCCCGAGATGCGCGCCGGGGTCACGTGCTACCTCGGCGTGAACGTCGAGGGCGCGCTGTTCAGCCTCGGCGACGGCCACGCGCGCCAGGGCGAGGGCGAGACCTGCGGGGTGGCGGTGGAGACGGCGATGAACTCGGTGATCACCATCGAGCTCGTCAAGGGCGTCCCCACCCCCTGGCCCCGGCTGGAGTCCGACACCCACATCATGACCGCGGGATCGGCCCGTCCCCTGGAGGACGCGTTCCGCATCGCGCAACTGGACCTGGTGCAGTGGGTCGCACGCGACTACGGCCTGAGCGAGCTGGACGCGTACCAGCTGGTGACGCAGGGGGTGGAGTCGCCGCTGGCCAACGTCTGCGACACGAACTACACGTCGGTGGCGAAGATGCGCAAGGCTTTCCTGCCCTCCGGCACCTCCGCCTACGGCGTGCACGAGACGCTGCGGCAGCGGGCGGCCGCCTACCTGGCCGGCTGA
- a CDS encoding LysR family transcriptional regulator, protein MIDVRQLRTLRALADHGTVSAAAEALYLTPSAVSQQLAILSKSTGCELLERRGRNVVLTEAARVLVGHADAVFARLERAQSELRAISPTPMTVRIAGFPTAVMAVIAPAMKALREAHPDWGFQIADTESEESVAHLIDGTVDVAVVMAAPNRPLLGDPRIRILPLLEEVYHAAVPANHRLAGAERIALADLVEEPFVLAAEGLSCHDQVTAICADAGFQPRGRYRATDFSAALALIANGFGVTLLPTLGVPPQMPDGVVLVPLKEDWPRRVSLIAVRTGAEYPEVLTALTEAAAKLVR, encoded by the coding sequence ATGATCGATGTGCGGCAGCTGCGCACGCTGCGCGCCCTGGCCGACCACGGCACCGTCTCGGCGGCGGCCGAGGCCTTGTACCTGACGCCCTCGGCGGTCTCCCAGCAGCTGGCGATCCTCTCCAAGAGTACCGGCTGCGAGCTGCTGGAGCGGCGCGGCCGCAACGTGGTGCTGACCGAGGCGGCCCGGGTCCTGGTGGGCCACGCCGACGCGGTCTTCGCCCGGCTGGAGCGCGCGCAGTCCGAGCTGCGGGCCATCTCCCCGACGCCGATGACGGTCCGGATCGCGGGCTTCCCGACCGCGGTGATGGCGGTCATCGCCCCGGCGATGAAGGCGCTGCGGGAGGCGCACCCGGACTGGGGTTTCCAGATCGCCGACACCGAGAGCGAGGAGTCGGTCGCGCACCTCATCGACGGCACCGTCGACGTCGCGGTGGTGATGGCCGCCCCGAACCGGCCGCTGCTGGGCGACCCGCGCATCAGGATCCTGCCGCTGCTGGAGGAGGTCTACCACGCGGCCGTGCCGGCGAACCACCGGCTGGCCGGCGCCGAGCGGATCGCCCTGGCCGATCTGGTCGAGGAGCCGTTCGTACTGGCCGCCGAGGGCCTGTCCTGCCACGACCAGGTGACCGCGATCTGCGCCGACGCCGGGTTCCAGCCGCGCGGCCGCTACCGCGCCACCGACTTCAGCGCCGCGCTGGCGCTGATCGCCAACGGTTTCGGCGTGACGCTGCTGCCGACGCTCGGCGTCCCGCCGCAGATGCCGGACGGCGTCGTCCTGGTGCCGCTGAAGGAGGACTGGCCGCGGCGGGTCAGCCTGATCGCGGTGCGCACCGGCGCGGAGTACCCGGAGGTGCTCACCGCGCTCACCGAGGCCGCGGCTAAGCTGGTCCGATGA
- a CDS encoding ArsR/SmtB family transcription factor: MRIHFTPDDLLRIRFAEEPAPLLELGLALAALHRPAADPVFTRWRREAARSLPARARSLLDLVPASGAGPQFLDPMVADVEEGLDRVAASPRGQVRRELVRVVGLGQPKTPWTQRIADLERGAWGELLAGLHAAYGSILTEPWRRLRAGFHAEVSWRTSGWGRLGLGPGLAALLPDSRLDGLVWHLAPEKEFDLHLDGRGLTLYPSAMWSGSPLVGTYSDHSRLLVYPALTPLPLLPEPHDADPLGTLLGRTRAQVLEALAEPRTTGNLAQDLGISAASASQHATALREAGLVATRREGKAAWHGCTALGAELLRTGAR; encoded by the coding sequence ATGCGGATCCACTTCACGCCCGACGACCTGCTGCGCATTCGCTTCGCCGAGGAGCCGGCGCCGTTGCTGGAACTGGGCCTGGCCCTCGCGGCCCTGCACCGCCCGGCCGCCGACCCGGTCTTCACCCGCTGGCGGCGGGAGGCGGCACGCTCGCTCCCGGCACGCGCCCGGTCGCTGCTGGACCTGGTCCCGGCCTCCGGGGCCGGACCGCAGTTCCTGGACCCGATGGTGGCGGACGTCGAGGAGGGCCTGGACCGCGTGGCGGCCTCCCCGCGCGGCCAGGTGCGGCGGGAACTGGTCCGGGTCGTGGGACTCGGGCAGCCGAAGACGCCGTGGACGCAGCGGATCGCGGACCTGGAGCGCGGCGCATGGGGCGAGCTGCTCGCAGGGCTGCACGCCGCCTACGGCAGCATCCTGACGGAGCCCTGGCGGCGTCTGCGTGCGGGCTTCCACGCGGAGGTGTCCTGGCGTACCAGCGGCTGGGGACGGCTCGGGCTCGGTCCGGGACTGGCGGCGCTGCTGCCGGACTCGCGCCTGGACGGGCTGGTCTGGCACCTGGCCCCGGAGAAGGAGTTCGACCTGCACCTCGACGGACGCGGCCTGACCCTCTACCCGTCGGCGATGTGGAGCGGCTCGCCGCTGGTCGGCACGTACTCGGACCACTCGAGGCTGCTGGTCTACCCGGCGCTCACACCGCTGCCGCTCCTGCCCGAACCGCACGACGCCGACCCGCTGGGCACCCTGCTGGGACGCACGCGCGCGCAAGTGTTGGAAGCGCTGGCCGAGCCGCGGACGACGGGGAACCTGGCGCAGGATCTGGGGATCAGCGCGGCTTCGGCGTCGCAGCACGCGACGGCGCTGCGCGAGGCGGGGCTGGTGGCGACGCGGCGGGAGGGGAAGGCGGCGTGGCACGGGTGCACGGCGCTGGGGGCGGAGCTGCTGCGGACGGGAGCGCGATAG